Genomic window (Cucumis sativus cultivar 9930 chromosome 2, Cucumber_9930_V3, whole genome shotgun sequence):
tagaaattttgtatagttttattaataaatataattaaaagtgaTCATAAACCAATTTACTTAGATATATTCTAAGTCAACTTTTTAACACTCTAACCTAAACCCATTTATGCTTTACattgaaatagatacatcatttaattcaatacatttaatgataataatataaatcaagcatactttttatttttttaaaaaaaaatcaactatactatttttatatagggaatgattttaaaagaatgtgAAAATTACTTTTACAGTCGTtagagatttttaaaattggaataaaatctctctaataatattttattgtttcaaattagaaaaacaatttttttcaaaaagaaatgtttcatccctataattattttgtagacttactttttcttatttcaaaagtcatataaaagaattatttaaaaagtatatttacaCATTCATTGaaagtgtatttttttaaaaaaaaaaaattaagaatcaAACACATTTATTCTTCACAAACTTGAGATCGTAAGATCTAAAAAAggaattttttcaaattgtgtGTTTAGAGTTGGATTTGTCATCCTTTAGGATTaggttattaattatataaactaatctctttctttattacaATCAATATGGATGTTGAAATTATGGCTAAACGTATCAATGCCaacaattttattgtaaaattaaaaatgtcaataCTTTACTATTCAATTACAGATCGATCAATTTAGTAATAGACACggataataaattttattatagtcgtaaacattttcaattattttgtaataattttattttgttaaccATATATTACTAAACATTTTCTCATTCCAAACTTGATTTGTGAAGTATATACTTATAAgcttaataaaatgtttgaatatGGTCAAATAGATCTATATGATTGATGTGAGAGCATATATTATAAGTTTATGTGACAACTTATTGAGAAATAAACttgaatatataattcaatatgCAAccaattttttacaaaaatgattaAGTTATTTCATCTAATTAAAGCACTTTTTgggaaaatataaatattgtaataagTAACTTTTATatcaagttttttaaatttattttctttcaaaataatgaaaaactcaaatgaaactaaactaaactaatgTAAACACGACgctaaatcttttttattaataagtTTTGAAGATGTATTTACAATAATACTAtctctttttaaaagagaaaatttggaccctaaacttatataaatgtaccaatttatattttacttggatatacttataaaagtttagagtttaaattgataaaattacaaaagtttaaggtttaaattggtacaattattagtttagagtttaaattgatataactccaaaaatttaggaatataaattgatattttccctaaaagttaaaagaattaattataaaaatcattGAGAATGAGtcctagatttttttttcaaatatttaaactaaaataaaatgaatttcaaaGTATAAAGACGAGAATAGTATTATTAAAGTTTAACTATCATTTTAGTGTTTATCTTTTGAATATCGTTCAATTTTAGTACACACAATCTTAAgtccataaaatttaaaagtatttgatTGCCAAATCAATTTCGGTAAACTATAACTTTGAGAGACTAAATTCTAAGCTAATTTGAATCCTAATAACTTTCTCATTTATACATTAAGATcccaaaaacaatgaaaaagtTGGTAAGATGAAAGAATTTTGTAGAACAAACTAAAGAGAATGAAGGAAAGAATTAGTACACAAACAGTCCTTCAATAATCCATATTATACATTACATATAGAAACCATAAAAAGTTATATGAACAACAATAATTATCCATCCATTCATTAATGAAACACATGTGAGCTATAGTCaaagcaacaaaattaaacaaacacttaggacaagaaaaatcaaatataagaTAGAACAGGAAGTCCCCATTGAGTAGAGAAGATGATATTAGGGCATACATCTTCAACAACCTTCATTCTACTCACAATCTCTCTAATTCTTCTCGACAACGACATCAAAAACGATACCTTCAAACCAAAACTACTCTTCAATCTCGTAAACCGATACAATCGAAAACCCTTCATTCCTCTCTTTAACATCTTCTTAACCCATCGACGTCTACGCATTACAACCACTCTATTACTACCTCCACTATTTAGCTTCTCATAGTGACATTCCCACCGACGCCCTCCAATGCCAGCAATCTCCAAAAGACTCATTTTCTCAAGATGCAATGAGTATTCGAACCTCTAACCTCTTTCAAGAACTCTTGATCATGACTTTGGTTGTGGATTTTGAAGCCTATGAGAGAAGATAGTGGAGAGATTATTTATAGAGGAATGGGTGAGGCTCCCCTATGGTGTATATGAGTATgagttgtatatatttaaatgtgtaATTAGGAGTAGCTGCTAAGAGTGTCTTTACTTATGAAATTCAAAGGAGGAATATTGAGTAGCATGTGCAATGATAGATATGTGCATGTTAGGTTAAAAAGGGTTAGGCCAATGATTGGCAAGATTGAAAGAGAATAATATTGTGTGGCTGAgatttataattaagaaattaggAGAGATCTACCagctttgtttatttaatttgggtcctaaagtttttaatatatattgtgaaTTGAGACACAGGTTGTCAATCTTTGACCCCTTCATCCCCCactaaactttaatttctttaatattgTAATCTAATCTATTTGTGGAGGAAATTAGTATTTCCAACCACTTTGCAATGAGATCAGTTGTATTTAAATCAGTCtataatctttattttaatctttttgtttttattttgcttcttAGCTCCGCGTTTAATAAGTATACATTTGGATTGGTAGGAATGGAAATCAAACCTCTCGTTTCAATCATGACAACCATTTggatattgaaaattatatttttaaaatctttctttcAAGTTTTGAGAACTAGAAAAtagttgttttaaaaactatagttttttcttgtgatgtatattctttttatatatatttgattaagAATTCTATCTTTCGAGTAAAGAATTTAAGAAGAAGAgtaaaaatcttaaaattataaaactaaaactaaactgttattgaacttattttttaaaattttaaaaacatgttttcagTTTCTAGAACACGTGTTTAAGCGATTCTTCTTCGTGTGACGcaattacaaaattgttaaCAAGTTTTagacaacaacaaaaacacatttttttggCAAGAACTCCTACTTgcgtattttgttatttttgaaactatTGTTGTATTATGATCGacattatttatgtttttttaccTTCTTGTGTCGGTAAAGAGAAATTCAAACTTACAACTCTTTAGATCAAAGATATAATACTTAAACCAATCGAATTATCGGGTGTGAAATCCACAGTATATGATAAATCTAATATACAAGCCTTCAATAGTGAAAGGAGAGTAACATTTTTTGAGAGAGGAATCTAATCATTTCCAAATACACAAATGAAATTACATTCAAACTTGAATCCTtagagaaaaaggagaaagagaaagacaCACATGAGTCCACAAATTAGAAATGTAGCAATTAAGAGGAGTATGATAATTTAAGTGGATTTATATGCATGCTTTGTGTAACAACCAAAACCTAATTGATAACAAATCAGAATaatgtatgtatatacacacCGCCATGAACTCGGAGAAACACGACATTGTAcacaatttctttcttatgcCGCAATACCAAATGTGCACAAAGTCGGAGAAATCAGAAGTTTACACCCTAAAAATCTCTATTTTCTATCTCTTTCTTCACGTATTCTCTTCTAGCAACGtcgtttttcctttctttttctttttcttctcctacCTGTCCACTATTTTCGTTACCTTGTTATCGTTTCGTCTGCTGCAGCAACTTTGGAGGGGTAACTCGACATATCCAAGTCAATAAGCGACATGTCGTATGGTGTGGATAAAGAGTTTGAAGCAtccaaaagaagagaagatttCATTGCATCGGAATTGGTTGGTTCGAGGACTTCCGGATGATTTGGAGTACTTGAACTTGAAGACGAGATAGTGGAAAGCTGAATGTCATCTAACTTGTTTCCAAACATGTGTTTGTTTCTTCTAACCGTGTCCATCTCAGGGCCTGTAGGCACAAAAGTTCGTGATCGATACTTCCTCGTTCCTTCATCACCATCGCTATGGTTATAAAGAACATAGTCATGATAAGTTGGTGCAAACTGCAAAAGAAATGTGGTCAAGTCAATAAACAATCCAACAGGGAAATACAAAAACCATCACCAAAAGAAGCTAACAAGAAAATGATACCAAAGACTTACCTGGTGGACTGTGTCGTGGTAAAAGTCGTTCAATTTTACGGCGTGCGCAAGACTTCCCGTAAGACCACGGGAACCACCGATGTTAGCACCAGCATATTCTTTGTATGGAAATGCATAAAGATGACCTAAAGCAGCTATAAGCATCTCGATGCATATAATGAAATCTTGAAACTGAGCAGCTTGCTCCGCATTCTTGATGAATTGAGTTTTTGCAGCAAGAAACACAAGGACACCCTAAACAAAAAGTACAAAGCAAggaaattttatcaaaaaagtAGTTGTTCATTCTTCATACTTCAGGCTGACATCTAAACTTTATGTTgcaccaaaaaagaaaaccaaaagaagACCAAAAAAACAGAcaccaaaacaagaaaacaaacattttggTGATGAGGGGATAATTAGATTGTTTTTGTTCATGAATCAAGAAAGCTATAATCTCTTTAGAACTCAAGGGCACAAATGTAGAACCTATAGAACAGATCCGGTTGAATAAAAGTTGCAATTAACAAAGATTAATCAAGTGCCTGGCTACCCCAGGAGGGCATATAGAAAAATTCCCTGTATTGACATTTTAGTTTCTTACATAGAGAAATTTCCTATCCTATACTAATACCATGTTGTTACATGCTTGTACTATATCAATGCGATCATTCATCAAAGAAATTAGCATCaggttttatatttttaacataaagaaaagaaaaaaagaagaggggCAAGGAGACAACTTTTgattggaaaaatgaaaagagaccaTTGCTCAAGAGATACAGACTCCACAAGGATGTGAAATGTGAACGTCAAAAAAATAAgtacaacaaaaagaaaactgaacATAAAAATGATACAGAAAGAGTGTAAAGATATGGTTCTAAAGTCTAACCCGTCATTCATTACATAATCgtttttacaaaaaatacatttcaaaATCCCCATAAAAGATTATCGTAAAATTTCAGTGTCATTACATTTAACCTTCCTCCGAATGCTTcccaaaaacaaacatataaacGCCACATACACATTAACGGAAACATCAAttcagaaaacaaaatttcctaGTACTATGAGATACATACACATTACCCTTCAATGCTTTTTTTATGCCAAACAATGAATATGGGtagtgttaaaaaaaatcatattaatgTAGTACTAGAATTATTTCCATATAGAAGCGACTtctacaagaaaaaagaacataaagtTCATTTACCTGCCAATAAGTCAAGAAGACAACAGATTTAATGATGATGAACTTCGGGACCGGGTTAAATGGTTGAAGTAAATCTTTGCATGCCACGTAAAACAATGCCAAAGCATAAAGAGCCATCGTGTACGAGATAGTATAGATAATAGTGAGATAAAGGTATGATTGTTTTGGATTGAAATTTCCATCTTCATACTTCCCTTTTGCATATAAAATAAGTGTCACAGCAACTAATATAGGCTTCAGAATTACAAATTGCAAACAGCCTTGCTTGCACCTCCGTATAAAACGCCTGCATGAAAAGTAACCTGTTAGGATACTTcctaataattacaaaatctgaatttaatataatgtaactataagaaaatacaagataaacccaagtataaggcacttggaacctcccacttgagtactctcacccaagccctaTATCACTCAACAGAATAACCTCCTTACTCTCACTTACccttcctctatttataacaagTAGTAACCATCCTTATAAAACAACGACTAGTAACTTACTATCTATCTAATTATCCTTATATCCCTTAACTAGCATTATACCAAATAACTAGTACCTAACCTTACCCTGACCTTCAAAGACAGCTCGTCCTCGAGGTGTTCTTATTGGaacaaaaagatatttttcctttaatgaaattaataacacataacaataaagaaaaaaaacataattgttAACTTGACCAACCAAGTACCACCCGTCTTCTTCCCagcttgaaaataaaatgggCCACAAACCCACTAAGCAACCcataaccaaaataatatgCTTCTGCCCTTCTCCCCTTAGTGGTTCTCAACAATGAAACTCCCACTTCCCAATCTCTTTCCCCAACTTTTAGAGATTTCAGTTGAAACTTGGCCTTCTACTTTTTCAATGGACTAGTCCCATTGAATCTTTTGTTTGTCGCCTCGCCTTCTAGTGCATGTGATCCTTGCCCATCCATGCTCTGTAGGTTTCCTCTTTGTTCACACCCTTCTCTTTCTcccaatatattattttttctccctttctccTTCCTGATTCGGTTTCACCTCCAAAGGAAGCACAACTGCTTCCACTTTCTTGCACCAAGGACCTCAAGCCCAAGACATAAGAACCCTTTGAACAACTAGTGATCTCGGTTTGATCATAAACTCAACATTCTCATCTTCCTGTTGCTCTTCTTTTCGTGGTTGTTTGCAATTTCTCccatcaaatttcttttctttttatcattttgcaCTCAATCAGCCGTTGAGGTAAAAGACCACTCGATCAAATTCATTAATAACATTTTCTGAATCTCTTCTGCTTTCCTATGTTGATTGATTCACCTGAACGCTCAACTTGTCCACCAACTTAATTAATCTGACCAAAGTACTTTCCATCATCAATGTTTTCTTCACACTCCTTTTGATGCCTTCAATCTCACGATCAATAGCATCCATCTGCTCTACAAATTTCGTTGTAATTGGACCCGTTTAATAGATTTGATGGCTCTAATACAAAATTGTTaggatacttcctaacaagaacaatatttgaatttatcatAATGTAACTCAACCCTTCATCTTCAGTTTCCctctccttcttctctttattccTCATCAAAGTCAGGTTCCTGAGcaaatttggaaagaaagaaatgttcTAAGTTCTTCCCTCACTTTCCAAAGTATTtcatccaaaagaaaaaaccaaagaagattttggTAAAACCATCCTTGAAAAAGCTCAAATAATTGAAGATCAAGTACCTGATTCGCTAGAGGAAAAACGTACCCACTCTCAATCATCAGTCCATTCTAGCAGCTACAAGCTGTCTTTAGAGGCTAATCCAGATTTATTGGAAGTATGTTGCATCTAAATTCAAGCCCTAGCCCATTCATCTAAGTCAGTTTCTCATCATCCTTACCCTACCCTGTTTAAGTACTCTGAATTCTCTATGCCTAATTCGAAGGTAAAATTTATTAGGGGCTCTTCCAGTAAAACTCCTCCCGTTCACTCCAGCAAGAAAGGCGATTCTTCTTTCGACTCTCCTTTCAACATTAGTAGTGAGACAGTGGAGACATTGGATAGGTCAACAGAgcttaagagaaaaaaaaaaaaaattgacccTCTAGAAACAGATCCCAATGCCTTGTTTCATGGTGAGGAAGAGCAAAAATCTATTCATTTGCTCTCAACAACTCATTCTTGTCCCCATCTTGCGAAATACCAAATCATTTAAAGTCAATAGTAGCTGCTCGTGGACTTGTTCTAATATGATTCTTCAACCGTTAAATGTATTCTTCCAGATTTTGGTCCATCTTCAATCCTTCCGGGTTTTTTCTTCATGTGGGTGGCAAGTAAAGACTATGATGGTgctgatattttgaaaactttttcaAGCCTCCTCTGGCTTTTGGACTACTATGCCATGATAACTACAAGGCTGCCAGTTGCATCTTCTTGCAAGTCTTTAGTTTCGAATGGGTTCCTTATGAGAGAGACATTTTGTTATGCTTTGTATTTAGATTTCTTTGGTTTCGTTCtgttttgattaaatttcTGTTGGAATTAGCTTATTAGTCAGTCATCTCCTTTGTTTGCTTACTTTTGGCTTTTGTTGTAGTCGTCGATCAAATTCTTCTCTATTCTCTTGCTTTTAGTATAACACTCTTGTGCTTTAAGCTTAAGTCTcatttattgataataaataaagaggcttgtctccgtttcaaaaaaagaaaatagaagataaACCCAAGTATAAGAcacttggaacctccctcttgagtcTTCTCACCCAAGTCCTAGATCACTCCCCAGAATAACCTCCTTATTCTCACTTACCTTTATTTATAACAACTAGTTACTCTTTcacaataactactagtaacttcctATCTATCTATTATATCCCTTAACCAACATTATACCAAATATGTAGTACCTAACATAACCCCTAAGATTATCTGATGAAGTTTCAGATTGATGTTTTTGCTCAATTAATAAGACACAAAAGATATATTACTGAAATagagaaatattaattagggttgttttcaaatatagcaaaatatttacaaatatagcaaaatgaaccaaagtATTTACAGAACAATTTATATCTGTAAATAATTTCAGCAATTTTGCCATACAAAACAATTTTCCTATTAATAATTAGGAGAtgacatcatttttttaacaaataggtaatgatattaaatattaGTAATCTTGACTAagctttaataaaaattttaataaaaatcaccAACATGGAGAGCTTTACTTATATATTCCTTACCATTCAAATAGATcttattacaaaaaataaagagatcTGCAAATGAAGAGCAGAAAGCTCTGCCACAATGGAACTTGATTCAGTTACCCATATGAAAAcaatattgacaaaaatacAGACCTTCTGATGAAATGTGCATGActtgcttttttttaaaaggagacagcctctttattaatattaatataataataatgagctTGACAAAAGCTCATGATAcgagagaattatacaataaGCATGTAACCATGGATCAGGAGGTGCACCTGGGCAtttcaactaggttgacacccccaaAGCACTCTCATCATATCCAATCAAGCTAAAACCCATAACAAAGGAGTAATGtccaaaggcaaaacaaaaacaaaagaagtgTGACTTGCTTtaagacaaacaaaatttccTATGAGGCAAATGGCAGCAATAAGAAACCACACACAAAGCACGAAGAAAACAAACTGGTCTTATATACCCATGGTATTCTTTTGATGCGCACTTATGCCAAGGCTAGATTCATAGCCTCATTGATAAGTCCCTAAGGAGGCTATGGATTATCAATGAGGCTATGGATCTAGATGTATCAAGCTAGAGGGaacaaatacttttaaatggACACAATGTGGTCCAAGGAGTAGGTGTCAACACGTTTTGAACTATTTGTGTTTGTTGTTATTCCTTATCGTGCTTGCTATTCTTCCATTGGTCTAAAGAAGCATCTTTCTCAAGTTGTTCTTTTTCTACGTGATCCCATGAGACAATATTACGAACAATAGAAAGTCGATTTTAACAAGTCAAACAAACTCCTTTTGGGGTGAAGCATCTTGTCATATTCAATATCTATTAATCTCCATGACTGTGAGGCAACGAATTACTAGAGATGGGAAACTTCACCTACAGGTTTTCTCAATTTGCTCTTTCAACTTTCATTGGTTCTttgtataaaacaaaatttcaaggaaaacataatttaaatgaGTTAACTTGATCTTTTTATAAGGAAAACTTCACTTAAAAGTTAAACGtgtttatttcaaaactaatgaagaataaataaaacaacgAACCAAAGacactcttctttttttttttggataaactATACCCAAACAAAAGCAAGAGAAATTATAGGCAAGGCCGCAAGGGATGGAGAGAACCTCTCCCCAAAGCAGCTCAAAAGGAAAACCTTCCAATGGTTAatacttaataataatgaagaggcgataattacaaaataattttgtgtgATATGTGCACTACCAAGAGTCAAGTTGCGCAGTAATAGAGTTGCAAAGATACTGTTTCAAACAGTTCCTTGAGTTAAGCAAATGAAGTGCACATATCACACAACATTAAGAGGTTAGTCTCAAAACAGTAATTATagataaaatctaaaagaaatatacaCTCAAACGACCTCCGATAGCTTCTTTTTATGATCTTCAAAGAAATAACCTCCCATTCATAGTATTTGCTTAAAATATAGTGCCGTGTTTCTGCTCTAAGTTCTTAAATGGCAGCACCTGGATTTTATTTTCCAGGCAGCCCAAGTTTCAAGTTGGTTCAGTTTCCAAAACTGTACatgaatttgaagtttttattcTCCACGTTCATAAAAAATTCTCTTTGTTCAAGGTTGCTTTACTATACCTGTAGAGTGAAGCATTGAGTTAAAGTTTTTAAGGCGTTTCCTTTTTCAAGAAGACTTTCGGTTATCTTCATTCAAGACCCACTATTTTTGTACTAATTCCATGGAAGTAgttattcataaaaataaaaataaataaataaaaactctcTTCTTTACCTAGAATGTTCAGAGCAACACTCCATGAATATGATTGAAAATGAAGTCCCAAGGAGACAGCATAATTTAGAGATTCTCATCTTTTCCCACATGAAATACCAGATAGGGGAGAGAGTCACAATTAGGGTGTTAAGCTTGAATTTTGACTTTGTGTGTTCCTAAATCAGTGTACAAAGCTCCCCTTGGGGAAAAATTGACCTTTAAGGAAAGTGGATGTGTCAAATcttttttcccaaaaaaaaaagcattggGCTGATTATTAATAATTGTCAGGCTTTTCTTCGCTAGTTTGTTTGTCAGGGCAGGGTAATCTACACTCCTTGCTCAGGATGTTGTTTTATCCcccttttgattttgaatatacCTATCAagtcttaaaataataataataagccAAATCCAACAGCCCTCTCGTGAGTTTTATACTGTAGTATTAAGAGAAGTTAACATAAGTCAACTTATACTATCGTATACCACCGTTAATAACTCAAGCAGAGACAGtatatcaattcaaaataaaacaaaatttaacttttgcAAACTTACCCATCTAGTGCTAATGGAGGAAGGCAACATGTCATCAAGCAACACGATGGCTTCAATACACGGCCACTTAAACTTATTACAACAGCTCCAGGGCCACCAACCCATGCCAGACATAATGACAGAAAATTGTAAATGACCCAAGCTTCATAgctaaaagaaacataaagttAATAGTTAGATAATTTATCCACAACCAGAACCAAAAGGataaagatattaaattgttttgattACTAAACGAAGCCATGACAGTTAAAATtatcacatttcatttttgttcaacTTTTTAGATTACACACAATCTCTATATACTGAACTTTTTGGAGAAAGAAGTGCTCATGAGAAGCATGttaatggaaattaaaaagaacCAACACATGATTCAATTGTGAACAAAGAACTAGAGAGGTCCATACTCTTATTTGTAAACATTAGCAATCTGTCTCAAATATACCTCACACAATGTAATAACAATGGCTTCTCTACTTTGAATTGTTAGATAGTCAAACCcttctcaaaataaaagatgCGAGATAAGTAAACAAAGCAGCTTTGCATTATAGAAATAGACAAAAAACTTCAGAATTTCACAACAATCTGGTTTAGCAGGGACTACTTACACTTCTCGAATGGAATTAAAATAGATAGAACTTGAAGGTAAAACAAGAGACAAGAAGGACATCAGCGCATAAACCTGTGATCCAAGGAAGCCTTTTAGGAtttgttaataatatatagcaagaaggaaaacaaaaaagagagaaagaaagaaagaaacacaaaCAAGTGTTTTACTTAGAAATTACATATAAAGAAGGATTATAACGCACATTGATTGTTATTTCATCCAATCAATGAAATTGAGTTTGGTCGTTTCCCATAAAAAACTCATCAGTAGACTTAAAGAATTTGAAGCCAAGAGATAGTgtgaaaacaaaagagagatggatgaataacaaattattcaaaCAATAGTTGTTAGTCAGATCTAATTCAAGTCACAACAATTAAACACtattatcaaaaataaaaaataaaaaagaacacaaTTTATTAATGGTTTCCAGCTCTATTCTAGAACGTAGGTTCCAAATTGTTCAGTACCAATGTTAATGGAGAAACTCTATCCTAACCCTTTACAAACAATAGCATATTATGCCTTTTAAGAATAACACAGAAAAGATTGGTAACAGCATTTTCACCCATGGAAAGTTTGGAGACAAGAGATCAGTCCAGCAACCTCATTTAGCATGAAGTCTTCTCTTCTTACATTTCAATACAgacacacaaacacacacattTACAGAActgaagaaaggaaaagaaacaattagaTGATCCCACAACAACTTTCAATTGAAACACATAATAGAAAAAAGGGTCGTCAAAGTTCACATTTCTTGTTTATCCAGTAAATTAATACTCTTCAGAGCTACCAAGGAACTTTACTTGtgagattttcttttccaaatcagattttttttttttttttttttttttttgttat
Coding sequences:
- the LOC101220600 gene encoding transmembrane protein 184A — encoded protein: MGEVVPIYYSIIAFFCTAGAIALAIFHIYRHLLNYTEPTYQRYIVRIIFMVPVYALMSFLSLVLPSSSIYFNSIREVYEAWVIYNFLSLCLAWVGGPGAVVISLSGRVLKPSCCLMTCCLPPLALDGRFIRRCKQGCLQFVILKPILVAVTLILYAKGKYEDGNFNPKQSYLYLTIIYTISYTMALYALALFYVACKDLLQPFNPVPKFIIIKSVVFLTYWQGVLVFLAAKTQFIKNAEQAAQFQDFIICIEMLIAALGHLYAFPYKEYAGANIGGSRGLTGSLAHAVKLNDFYHDTVHQFAPTYHDYVLYNHSDGDEGTRKYRSRTFVPTGPEMDTVRRNKHMFGNKLDDIQLSTISSSSSSTPNHPEVLEPTNSDAMKSSLLLDASNSLSTPYDMSLIDLDMSSYPSKVAAADETITR